One Mycobacterium sp. SMC-4 DNA window includes the following coding sequences:
- a CDS encoding dihydrofolate reductase family protein encodes MRSLIITQNVTIDGSIEMLEPEPDASPWFDPAVIDDELTAEMQRQDATADALLVGRRTFEDLRSFWKGRHDDTTGTAEYLNAVAKYVVSATLEKPGWANTIVLQGNLLDAVAALRNRPGRDIVCTGSITLCHSLIAAGLVDEYRLFTYPFVQGRGRRLFPQGCFLPGLTPSSTPKVFPSGVTLMCWRQVR; translated from the coding sequence ATGCGTTCACTGATCATCACCCAGAACGTGACCATCGACGGTTCCATCGAGATGCTCGAGCCTGAGCCCGACGCATCGCCATGGTTCGATCCGGCGGTCATCGACGACGAGCTGACCGCCGAGATGCAGCGTCAGGATGCCACCGCCGACGCCCTGTTGGTGGGGCGGCGGACATTCGAAGATCTCCGCAGCTTCTGGAAAGGCCGGCACGACGATACAACGGGGACGGCAGAGTACCTCAACGCTGTCGCCAAGTACGTGGTGTCTGCAACGCTGGAGAAGCCGGGTTGGGCGAACACGATTGTGCTGCAAGGAAACCTTCTCGATGCCGTGGCCGCACTCAGGAACCGGCCAGGTCGCGACATCGTATGTACCGGCAGTATCACGTTGTGTCACAGCCTGATCGCCGCGGGCTTGGTCGACGAGTACCGGCTGTTCACCTATCCGTTCGTGCAGGGGCGCGGGCGGCGCCTGTTCCCGCAGGGGTGCTTCTTACCGGGGTTGACTCCGTCCTCGACGCCCAAGGTGTTCCCGAGCGGCGTCACGTTGATGTGCTGGCGTCAAGTCAGATAG
- the treY gene encoding malto-oligosyltrehalose synthase, whose product MAGVLSTYRLQMRGAASGEAFTFADAEKLVDYFAELGVSHLYLSPILTAAAGSAHGYDVTDPTTVSAELGGPEGLQQLAEAARSRNLGLIVDIVPNHVGVDAPQQNPWWWDLLTHGRGSQYASYFDVDWNLDPDGRIVLPVLGSDDDVDALVVDGDVLRLGDLVYPIAPGTADDDASGAQVHDRQHYRLVGWRNGVCGYRRFFSITSLAGLRQEDRTVFEATHAEVRRWFADNLVDGIRVDHPDGLSDPVGYLSWLRETIGPDAWLVIEKILAVDESLDTCLPVHGTTGYDALREAGGVFVDPTGAEALTALVESSGVDYSAMPEAARRLKVQAVTATLASELARLCRVIVATTGRDHPQLADSVAALLSHVGVYRSDYPALSSVLPGALAETAASEPGLAEPLTLLAAALADSAEVEVRLQQLCGAATAKSMEDCLFYRDPRLVSLNEVGGEPDKFGVSAAEFHRRAGVRAALWPQAMTTLSTHDTKRGEDVRARIGVLSQVPSLWAEMVHGWERVNPSPDAQTGLFLWQNIFGVWPAGGTVTEELRLRLHSYTEKAIREAALHTTWNDPDEEFESAVHSWLDAVIDGPTATEMTALVARLDQHARSDALGQKLISLTAPGIPDVYQGTEFWEDSLVDPDNRRPVSYLARRDSLAQMSHPKLRVVQTALRLRRERPGSFLTGGHHPVIADGASAEHVVAFQRGDDVLVAVSRWTVRLAESGWGDTAVTLPVGTWADRLTDREFRGRISTDELFAALPVALLTRADG is encoded by the coding sequence ATGGCTGGTGTGCTGTCGACGTACCGGTTGCAGATGCGCGGGGCTGCCAGCGGTGAGGCGTTTACCTTCGCCGACGCCGAGAAGCTGGTCGACTACTTCGCCGAGCTGGGCGTATCGCACCTGTACCTATCCCCCATCCTCACTGCCGCAGCGGGCTCGGCCCACGGCTACGACGTCACCGATCCGACCACGGTGTCCGCCGAACTCGGCGGACCCGAGGGTCTGCAACAGCTGGCCGAGGCCGCGCGAAGCCGCAACCTCGGCCTGATCGTCGACATCGTGCCCAATCACGTCGGAGTGGACGCACCGCAGCAGAACCCGTGGTGGTGGGACCTGCTGACGCACGGGCGCGGATCGCAGTACGCGTCGTACTTCGACGTCGACTGGAACCTGGACCCTGACGGCCGCATCGTGTTGCCGGTGCTCGGCTCCGATGACGACGTCGATGCTCTTGTGGTCGACGGGGACGTGCTTCGGCTCGGCGACCTGGTCTACCCGATCGCCCCGGGTACCGCCGACGACGACGCCTCCGGTGCGCAGGTGCACGATCGTCAGCACTACCGGCTGGTCGGCTGGCGCAACGGTGTGTGCGGATACCGGCGATTCTTCTCGATCACGTCGCTGGCCGGCCTGCGCCAAGAGGACCGCACGGTCTTCGAGGCCACCCACGCCGAAGTCAGGCGCTGGTTCGCCGACAACTTGGTCGACGGTATCCGCGTCGACCACCCGGATGGGTTGTCCGACCCTGTGGGCTACCTGAGCTGGTTGCGGGAGACGATCGGCCCGGACGCGTGGCTGGTCATCGAGAAGATCCTGGCCGTCGACGAGAGTCTGGACACCTGCCTGCCGGTGCACGGCACCACCGGTTATGACGCATTGCGTGAGGCCGGCGGAGTGTTCGTCGACCCGACAGGCGCCGAAGCGCTGACCGCGCTGGTCGAATCGTCCGGTGTCGACTACTCCGCCATGCCCGAGGCGGCCCGCCGGCTGAAGGTGCAGGCGGTCACGGCGACACTGGCAAGCGAACTCGCCCGATTGTGCCGTGTCATCGTGGCGACGACCGGCCGCGATCATCCGCAGCTGGCCGACTCGGTGGCAGCGCTGTTGAGTCACGTCGGCGTCTACCGCTCGGACTATCCCGCCCTGTCATCGGTGCTGCCCGGCGCGCTGGCCGAGACCGCAGCCAGCGAACCCGGCCTCGCGGAGCCGCTGACGCTGCTGGCCGCCGCGCTGGCCGACAGCGCTGAGGTCGAGGTGCGGCTTCAGCAGCTGTGCGGCGCGGCAACGGCCAAGTCGATGGAAGACTGTCTGTTCTACCGGGATCCCCGGCTGGTCTCGCTCAACGAGGTCGGCGGTGAACCCGACAAGTTCGGCGTCAGCGCCGCGGAGTTCCATCGCCGGGCCGGCGTGCGTGCGGCTCTGTGGCCACAGGCGATGACCACGCTGAGCACCCACGACACCAAGCGCGGCGAGGATGTCCGCGCCCGCATCGGTGTGCTGTCACAGGTCCCTTCGCTATGGGCCGAGATGGTGCACGGGTGGGAGCGGGTCAACCCTTCCCCCGACGCCCAGACCGGTTTGTTTCTGTGGCAGAACATCTTCGGCGTGTGGCCCGCTGGCGGAACGGTGACCGAGGAGCTGCGTCTTCGGCTGCACTCTTACACCGAGAAGGCAATTCGCGAAGCGGCGTTGCACACCACCTGGAACGACCCCGACGAGGAGTTCGAGTCGGCGGTGCACAGCTGGCTGGACGCCGTCATCGACGGCCCGACCGCGACGGAGATGACCGCCCTGGTCGCTCGGCTCGACCAGCATGCCCGGTCAGATGCCTTGGGACAGAAATTGATTTCCCTGACCGCTCCCGGTATCCCCGACGTATACCAGGGCACCGAATTCTGGGAAGACAGCCTCGTCGATCCGGACAATCGGCGCCCGGTGAGCTACCTGGCCCGCCGGGACTCGCTGGCGCAGATGTCGCACCCGAAGCTGCGGGTGGTGCAGACCGCATTGCGGTTGCGCCGGGAACGCCCCGGCAGCTTCCTGACGGGAGGCCACCACCCCGTGATCGCCGACGGCGCCAGCGCCGAGCACGTGGTCGCGTTCCAGCGCGGGGACGACGTGTTGGTCGCGGTCAGTCGCTGGACGGTGCGCCTGGCCGAGAGCGGCTGGGGCGACACGGCCGTGACGCTGCCCGTGGGCACCTGGGCTGACCGCCTCACCGACAGGGAGTTCCGCGGAAGGATCTCCACAGACGAACTGTTCGCGGCGTTGCCGGTAGCTCTGCTGACGCGCGCCGATGGCTGA
- the treZ gene encoding malto-oligosyltrehalose trehalohydrolase, producing MADHQSPGGLEFTVWAPLPEQVRLDVDGVLHPMQRGDDGWWRTVVAARPDARYGFVLDDDPKVLPDPRSARQPDGVHERSQLWRPRADAWTDDDWQGRSIEGSVIYELHIGTFTPAGTFDAAIDKLDHLVDLGVDFVEVMPVNAFGGTHGWGYDGVLWYAVHEPYGGPDGLIRFVDACHAHGLGVLIDAVFNHLGPSGNYLPKFGPYLSTGSNPWGESINIADAGADQVRRYILDCALRWMREFHADGLRLDAVHALVDTTAHHILEELSAETDDLAGELGRPLSLIAESDMNDPRLITPRDQGGLGMTAQWDDDIHHAIHTAVSGERQGYYADFGTLQTLAQTLRNGYFHAGTYSSFRKRRHGRPLDTATIPATRLLAYTLTHDQVGNRAIGDRPSQNLTSGQLAIKAALALGSPYTAMLFMGEEWASSSPFQFFSSHPEPDLARATAEGRKREFADHGWDADEIPDPQDRQTFERSKLKWDEVTEGDHTRLHAFYRDLIRLRHTEPDMADPWLDHLRIDFDETARWFVMHRGQFVIACNLAEDAADVPVFGEVVLAWGEPRVGATTTRLGGHSVAVLRSTRVQ from the coding sequence ATGGCTGATCATCAGTCCCCGGGCGGACTCGAGTTCACGGTCTGGGCGCCGCTTCCCGAGCAGGTGCGCCTCGACGTCGACGGTGTGCTGCACCCGATGCAGCGCGGTGACGACGGGTGGTGGCGCACCGTGGTGGCCGCCCGCCCCGACGCGCGCTACGGTTTCGTCCTGGACGACGACCCGAAGGTCCTGCCCGACCCTCGCTCGGCCCGTCAACCCGACGGCGTACACGAGCGCTCGCAGCTGTGGCGGCCCCGCGCCGATGCCTGGACCGATGACGATTGGCAGGGTCGTTCGATCGAAGGCTCCGTCATCTACGAACTTCACATCGGGACATTCACCCCGGCCGGAACCTTCGACGCGGCGATCGACAAGCTCGACCATCTCGTCGACCTCGGTGTCGATTTCGTCGAGGTGATGCCGGTCAACGCGTTCGGAGGTACCCACGGGTGGGGCTACGACGGTGTGCTTTGGTATGCCGTGCACGAGCCCTACGGTGGCCCCGACGGGTTGATCCGGTTCGTCGACGCCTGCCACGCCCACGGCTTGGGTGTGCTCATCGACGCGGTGTTCAACCATCTCGGGCCGTCGGGCAACTACCTGCCCAAGTTCGGGCCCTATCTGTCGACCGGCTCCAACCCCTGGGGCGAGTCGATCAACATCGCCGACGCGGGTGCCGACCAGGTCCGGCGTTACATCCTCGACTGCGCACTGCGCTGGATGCGCGAGTTCCACGCCGACGGCCTGCGCCTGGACGCGGTCCATGCACTCGTCGACACCACTGCCCACCACATCCTCGAAGAACTCTCGGCCGAGACCGATGATCTGGCCGGCGAGCTCGGCCGACCGCTGTCGTTGATCGCCGAGAGCGACATGAACGATCCACGGCTGATCACGCCGAGGGACCAGGGCGGCCTGGGCATGACCGCGCAGTGGGACGACGACATCCACCACGCCATCCACACCGCGGTGTCGGGTGAACGGCAGGGCTACTACGCCGATTTCGGCACGCTGCAGACTTTGGCGCAGACACTGCGCAACGGGTACTTCCACGCCGGCACGTACTCGTCGTTCCGAAAGCGCCGCCACGGACGCCCCCTGGACACCGCGACAATCCCGGCAACGCGGCTGCTGGCCTACACCCTCACCCACGACCAGGTCGGCAACCGGGCAATCGGCGACCGACCCTCGCAGAACCTGACCTCGGGACAGCTCGCCATCAAGGCTGCCCTGGCCCTGGGATCGCCGTACACAGCGATGCTGTTCATGGGTGAGGAATGGGCATCGAGCTCACCGTTTCAGTTCTTCAGCTCCCATCCTGAGCCCGATTTGGCGCGGGCTACCGCCGAAGGCCGCAAACGCGAGTTCGCCGACCACGGGTGGGATGCCGACGAGATTCCCGATCCCCAGGATCGGCAGACCTTCGAACGCTCGAAGCTGAAATGGGACGAGGTCACCGAAGGTGACCATACCCGGTTGCACGCGTTCTACCGGGACCTGATCAGGCTGCGCCACACCGAACCCGACATGGCCGACCCGTGGCTGGACCACTTGCGCATCGACTTCGACGAAACAGCGCGCTGGTTCGTCATGCACCGGGGACAGTTCGTCATCGCGTGCAACCTCGCAGAGGACGCCGCCGACGTTCCGGTGTTCGGCGAGGTGGTGCTGGCCTGGGGCGAACCGCGGGTGGGAGCGACAACGACTCGCCTGGGCGGTCATTCGGTCGCGGTGCTTCGCTCGACGAGGGTTCAGTAG
- the ilvA gene encoding threonine ammonia-lyase IlvA: MTTELSEQHRIDPAAPLCAADIDEAAQRISGVVSQTPLQYSDRLSDITGAQVYLKREDLQAVRSYKLRGAYNLLMQLSAEETAAGVVCSSAGNHAQGFALACRSMAIRGRVYVPAKTPKQKRNRIRYHGGDFIDLIVGGKTYDMAAQAAIDDVARTGATLVPPYDDLRTMAGQGTIAVEILDQLGGEPDLVIVPVGGGGCISGMTTYLAERTAATSVLGAEPAGAASVVAALAGGRPVTLDHVDQFVDGAAVARVGALPFAVLSAAGDMVSMTTVDEGAVCTAMLDLYQNEGIIAEPAGALSVAALLDADIEPDSTVVCLISGGNNDVSRYGEVLERSLVHLGLKHYFLVDFPQEPGALRRFLDDVLGPNDDITLFEYVKRNNRETGEALVGIELSSASDLEGLLERMQTSECHIELLEPGSPTYRYLT; encoded by the coding sequence GTGACCACTGAGCTGAGCGAGCAGCACCGTATCGATCCCGCCGCGCCGTTGTGCGCCGCGGACATCGACGAGGCTGCCCAGCGAATTTCGGGTGTGGTCTCCCAGACCCCTCTGCAGTACAGCGACAGGTTGTCCGACATCACCGGTGCTCAGGTCTATCTGAAGCGTGAAGATCTGCAGGCCGTGCGGTCCTACAAGCTGCGCGGCGCCTACAACCTGCTGATGCAGCTCAGCGCCGAAGAGACCGCCGCCGGGGTGGTCTGCTCCTCGGCCGGCAACCACGCCCAGGGGTTCGCACTGGCGTGTCGTTCGATGGCGATCCGCGGCCGGGTCTATGTGCCGGCCAAGACGCCCAAGCAGAAGCGCAACCGGATCCGCTACCACGGTGGTGACTTCATCGACCTGATCGTCGGCGGCAAGACCTATGACATGGCGGCCCAGGCCGCCATCGATGACGTCGCGCGCACCGGCGCCACGCTGGTCCCGCCCTACGACGACCTGCGCACCATGGCCGGCCAGGGCACCATCGCCGTGGAGATCCTCGACCAACTCGGTGGCGAGCCCGACCTGGTGATCGTGCCCGTCGGGGGCGGCGGGTGTATCAGCGGCATGACGACCTACCTCGCCGAGCGCACCGCCGCGACCTCGGTTCTGGGCGCTGAACCCGCCGGGGCCGCCTCGGTGGTGGCCGCACTGGCCGGGGGCAGGCCGGTGACACTCGATCATGTCGATCAGTTCGTCGACGGGGCAGCCGTCGCACGAGTAGGTGCGCTGCCCTTTGCGGTTCTGTCTGCTGCCGGCGACATGGTGTCGATGACCACTGTCGATGAAGGCGCCGTCTGCACCGCGATGCTCGACCTGTACCAGAACGAGGGCATCATCGCCGAGCCGGCCGGTGCGCTGTCGGTGGCTGCATTGCTCGACGCCGACATCGAACCCGACTCGACTGTTGTCTGCCTGATCTCGGGCGGCAACAACGACGTCTCCCGCTACGGGGAGGTGCTCGAGCGGTCGCTGGTGCACCTGGGCCTCAAGCACTACTTCCTGGTCGACTTCCCTCAGGAGCCCGGGGCATTACGCCGTTTCCTCGACGATGTCCTCGGGCCCAATGACGACATCACCTTGTTCGAGTACGTCAAGCGCAACAACCGCGAGACGGGGGAGGCGCTCGTCGGTATCGAGCTGTCCTCGGCCTCGGACCTCGAGGGACTGTTGGAGCGCATGCAGACATCGGAATGTCACATCGAGCTACTCGAGCCGGGGTCGCCGACGTATCGCTATCTGACTTGA